The Rhopalosiphum maidis isolate BTI-1 chromosome 1, ASM367621v3, whole genome shotgun sequence genome has a segment encoding these proteins:
- the LOC113561010 gene encoding transcription initiation factor TFIID subunit 13: protein MATEDAFDQFDEEEQQVESQSFTKAGRKRLFSKELRCMMYGFGDDENPYTESVDILEDLVIEFITEMTHNAMEIGRSGRVQVEDIVFLVRKDAKKYARVKELLMMNEELKKARKAFDEGKFAGNEVPNNGNTSITK, encoded by the exons ATGGCTACAGAAGATGCATTTGATCAG ttTGATGAAGAAGAACAACAAGTAGAAAGTCAGTCATTTACAAAAGCTGGTCGAAAGCGACTTTTCTCAAAAGAATTGCGTTGTATGATGTATGGTTTTGGCGATGATGAAAATCCATATACTGAAAGTGTTGACATACTTGAAGATCTAGTAATTGAGTTTATCACAGAaatg acTCATAATGCTATGGAAATTGGACGGTCTGGACGAGTTCAAGTAGaagatattgtatttttagtaaGAAAAGATGCAAAAAAGTATGCTAGAGTCaaagaattattaatgatgAATGAAGAATTGAAAAAAGCACGGAAAGCATTCGATGAAGGAAAATTTGCtg gTAATGAAGTACCAAACAACGGTAATACTAGTATCACTAAATAA
- the LOC113549180 gene encoding dynein heavy chain 2, axonemal-like: MIPELEEATNKVYALSKKDLSEIKCLSVPPEGVKLVLGAIMTLKQADPSWAEAKRQLNDPNFLQQLKDFDKNHVTDNVIKKIDVFIKNPEFELEKIGLQSTAAKSLGMWVVAIEKYVKMYNKTITPKRVAADLAMAKVKEEQTSLKDLEENLTKKQSLLEQQKLDYDENIIKKEQLITKAEELKNNLEKATKLIDGLSKERMKWNKTLNQIVKEFDYLPGDCILSTAFISYMGPFRFKSREIIMNSWLNLIKEHGTLNNPNFEVTLFLTNPTTIRNWNNHGLSNDRFSLENGIIISQSYRYPCIIDPQSQAWRWIKNIELNNGLKIIDYRSTNNMQNLEIALQNGYPTLVQIDFENIDPLIISILSRSILKQRNKLFIRIGNKLLAYNERFRLFITTKIKNYYHLSEVITRTTVIDFATTEEGLEEQLLKMLVNVENPGLEEFRDNTIINIEKDKKSLVDVQDELLKLLDNNESSLLENEQLLLTLKSSKATFNIIKERLQSSLTSQAEIFIVREGYRPCAKRAAILYFIINDLDRVNPMYQFSLDFYTELFKNSIKKSNAAEQLNERIDNLNEYHTYAVYEYVCRGLFERHKLLFLFQICTKILVIENKINKDELTFLFNGGIKQNEKEIKQLITTKCPDWLPATCWDNILALCNLPSFYDVEKSFEKYSTEWYKWYLSPEPENLKLVGPWENKCNLFQRMLFIRSLRLDRLSFSIKHFISRNLGRQFSETPVVDLKHTLNNLNNTNCLIFILSSGSDPTNILTYMNRNFNKKGQFQSLSLGNGQELIATDLIKIGQKEGHWIFLENCHLLLSWMPQLEKIIENMQDGKAHPDFKLWLSSKPHSKFPINLLQTAIKISIEQPKNIKSSLLYLYQNINEEQYSQNPTSIKYKKILFNLCFFHSILTVRKKFLSLGWNKIYDFSDFDFEVSENILFNCLNEYEETPWTALKYLLGNVIYGGNITDIWDKRLLDTYINQFFNENSITTHFYKSSSLINCIVPENGTLQFFKEFIKTLPCEDIAETFGQHSNSDMIYLTRDNYLLCETLTSLQEQFIGSSVDNDKEKKVLFQISQILQNIPSLINYEIIAENINIKRSISNAVIFQEAMCYNNLLKNMEITLMTLEKGITSLMIIPPDIENMFEKLYEGKVPDQWLKTYPSLMNLGAWMQNLIERVKYFTTLINTSQQPVSIWLGAFTSPASFLTCILLNESKESSVQIDLLSWEFIPMQTSVNDLIKPPDKGVYIHNLYLEGAGWDNENSCLREPLPLELITKLPIIHFLPVEGKRSLLDFYQSPVYYCPKRSGTHETYSCAVILNLKSGSQHPDHWIRRSTAVLLNLGN, encoded by the exons ATGATTCCAGAGCTAGAAGAAGCTacaaat AAAGTATATGCTCTTAGTAAAAAGGATCTCTCGGAAATTAAATGCCTCTCCGTACCACCAGAAGGTGTGAAATTAGTTTTAGGAGCCATTATGACATTAAAACAAGCTGATCCTAGTTGGGCAGAAGCTAAAAGACAACTAAATGATCCTAATTTTTTACAGCag TTAAAAGATTTCGACAAAAATCACGTAACCGataatgtcattaaaaaaatcgatgtatttataaaaaatccaGAATTTGAACTAGAAAAAATCGGTCTTCAGTCAACAGCTGCTAAGTCTTTAGGCATGTGGGTTGTtgctattgaaaaatatgttaaaatgtacaacaa aactaTAACACCTAAAAGAGTAGCTGCAGATTTAGCAATGGCAAAAGTTAAAGAAGAACAAACTTCCCTTAAAGATTTAGAAGaaaatttgacaaaaaaacaaagtcTACTTGAACAACAAAAACTGGATTacgatgaaaatattattaaaaaagaacaaCTTATTACTAAA gctgaagaattaaaaaacaatttggaaAAAGCTACAAAACTAATTGATGGATTGTCCAAAGAAAGAATGAAGtggaataaaacattaaatcaaATCGTCAAggaatttgattatttaccaGGAGATTGTATTCTAAGTACTGCATTCATATCATACATGGGACCGTTTAGGTTTAAGTCTCgagaaataattatgaattcatGGTTAAATCTTATTAAAGAACATGGAACTCTTAACAACCCTAACTTTGAAGTTACTTTATTTCTAACAAATCCGACAACAATCAGAAACTGGAACAACCATGGATTATCCAATGATAGATTTAGTTTGGAAAATGGTATTATCATTAGCCAAAGTTATCGATATCCATGCATAATAGATCCACAAAGTCAAGCATGGAGATggatcaaaaatattgaattgaataatggattaaaaattattgattatagatcaacaaataatatgcaaaatttagaaattgcaTTACAAAATGGGTACCCAACTTTGGTacaaattgattttgaaaatattgatccACTTATAATCTCTATATTATCTAgatctattttaaaacaaa gaaataaactttttatacgAATAGGTAATAAGCTATTAGCCTACAATGAACGTTTTAGACTTTtcattacaacaaaaataaaaaattattatcatttatctgaAGTAATAACACGCACAACAGTAATTGATTTTGCTACTACTGAAGAAGGTCTCGAAGAacaattactaaaaatgttagttaatGTTGAAAACCCTGGTTTGGAAGAGTTCAGAGATAATACGATCATCAATAtcgaaaaagataaaaaatctCTAGTTGACGTACAAGATGAATTGCTTAAGTTATTGGATAACAATGAAAGCTCGTTATTAGAAAACGAACAACTTCTCTTAACATTAAAATCTTCGAAAGcaacatttaacataattaaagaACGTCTTCAAAGCTCTTTAACTAGTCAAGCAGAAATCTTCATAGTTCGAGAA ggcTATAGACCGTGTGCCAAACGTGCTgccattttgtattttattatcaatgacCTGGATAGAGTGAATCCAATGTATCAGTTTTCGTTGGATTTTTATACtgagttgtttaaaaattcaattaaaaagagCAATGCAGCAGAACAGCTCAACGAAAGGATtgacaatttaaatgaatatcacACATATGCAGTTTATGAATACGTCTGTCGAGGGTTGTTCGAACGCCATAAATTACTTTTCTTGTTTCAAAtatgtactaaaatattggtcatagaaaataaaataaataaagatgagttaacatttttatttaacggtggaattaaacaaaatgaaaaagaaataaaacaacttattACCACAAAGTGTCCGG actgGTTACCTGCAACATGTTGGGATAACATTTTAGCGTTATGTAATTTGCCTAGTTTTTATGATGtagaaaaatcatttgaaaaatactcaACTGAATGGTATAAGTGGTACTTATCCCCAGAGccagaaaatttaaaactagttG GTCCATgggaaaataaatgtaatttatttcagcGCATGCTATTTATAAGAAGTTTGCGATTAGATCGACTATCATTTtctatcaaacattttatatcaaGAAATCTTGGACGTCAATTTTCCGAGACTCCGGTCGTAGATTTAAaacatactttaaataatcttaataacacaaattgtttgatttttattttgtcctCTGGTTCTGAtccaacaaatatattaacatacatgaatagaaatttcaataaaaaaggaCAATTTCAATCTCTATCCTTAGGCAATGGTCAAGAATTAATCGCCACCGA cttaataaAAATCGGACAAAAAGAAGGTCATTGGATATTTCTTGAGAACTGTCACCTCCTATTATCATGGATGCCGcagttagaaaaaataattgaaaatatgcaAGACGGTAAAGCTCATCCGGACTTCAAGTTATGGTTAAGCTCTAAACCACATTCCAAATTTCCAATAAATTTACTACAAACcgctataaaaatatcgattgaaCAACCAaag AACATAAAATCcagtttattgtatttatatcaaaatataaacgaaGAGCAATATTCTCAAAATCCCACATcaatcaaatacaaaaaaatactatttaacttgtgtttttttcattctatACTAAccgttagaaaaaaatttttaagccTGGgatggaataaaatatatgacttTAGTGATTTTGATTTcgag GTatcagaaaacattttattcaattgtcTCAACGAGTACGAAGAAACGCCCTGGactgcattaaaatatttactaggaAATGTTATTTATGGTGGAAACATAACTGATATTTGGGATAAAAGACTTTTGGACACATATATAAACCAGTTTTTCAATGAAAATTCTATTACAACTCATTTTTacaa gtCATCGTCACTGATCAATTGTATTGTCCCAGAAAATGGTACTTTACAATTCTTCAAAGaattcataaaaacattaCCTTGTGAAGATATAGCTGAGACATTTGGGCAGCATTCGAACAGcgatatgatttatttaacaagagataactatttattatgtgaAACACTAACATCTTTACAAGAACAATTTATTGGTTCATCAGTCGATAacgataaagaaaaaaaagtgctATTTCAAATATCTcaaatacttcaaaatattccttcattaattaattacgaaATTATTGCTGAaaacattaacataaaaaGAAGTATATCGAATGCTGTAATTTTTCAAGag GcaatgtgttataataatttacttaagaaTATGGAAATAACATTGATGACATTAGAAAAAGGAATCACAAGCCTAATGATTATACCTCcagatattgaaaatatgtttgaaaaattatacgaaGGCAAAGTACCAGATCAATggctaaaaa cTTATCCGTCTTTAATGAATTTGGGTGCGTGGAtgcaaaatttaattgaacgagtaaaatattttacaactttGATAAACACAAGTCAACAACCTGTATCAATTTGGTTAGGAGCTTTCACTTCTCCTGCTAGTTTCTTAACTTGTATACTCTTg AATGAATCAAAAGAATCTTCAGTGCAAATAGATTTACTGAGTTGGGAATTTATACCTATGCAAACATCAGTGAATGACTTAATAAAACCACCagac aaaggagtatatatacataacctaTATTTGGAAGGTGCTGGTTGGGATAACGAAAATTCGTGCTTACGTGAACCCTTGCCATTAGAATTGATAACTAAACTAcccatcatacattttttacccGTTGAAGGCAAAAGGAGTCTTCTag atttttaccaAAGTCCAGTATATTATTGTCCTAAACGAAGTGGAACTCATGAAACCTATTCGTGTGcagttatattaaacttaaaaagcGGGTCACAGCATCCAGATCATTGGATTAGACGATCTACagcagtattattaaatttgggaaattaa
- the LOC113560826 gene encoding dynein heavy chain 2, axonemal-like has protein sequence MNKTEYSFLKINMTSTTSSNDVKETIEDKLEKRTKELYIPLTGKTMVVFLDDMHMPIKEPCGVQPSLELIRHLIDYGFWYDTKKQCPKYVKNMLLICAMTQFDKIKHFISNRMLNRFSVVNIPSPKENDIYKIYNSILNQHLNDFDETVSEIGNGLTSMTISLYKHLVISMTPTPSKIHYLFNLKDVSKVFQGLLLSNVKYQNFKVPMLRLWCHEVFRVFYDRLVDTSDQKWFLNQINHLLENTYHLTYQDLFASKKNPIFFSFLNEEMLYEEIVDEENLKQFIKCSIKEYNSNSEFMPVDILLFRDYIEHICRIVRVISQPMGHILLIGIGGSGRSTLAKIASCLCKYSIFTIELSKSYGTSEFKEDLKLIYSETGIKNQPTSFVFNDTQIVDDSFLKIINSILSTGEVTRLFNENELEEIKNALSDNIKNADEIESAGAVYSIFIDRVKKNLHFILSFSPIEKSFRIRLKQYPALLNCTTIDWFLDWPKEALLEVASTSLDGLDILATITGEQRVHEDKNEIIARDKLKSSLASIFSSIHNSVIEYSNHNKVELNCTNNVTPAVYLEMIFRYKKILHEKRIEKQNMSIKLRNGLETINGINHKINDMTMELGKVTELITKHTKICEEMFTIIS, from the exons ATGAATAAAActgaatattcttttttaaagattaatatGACATCTACGACTTCATCTAATGACGTTAAAGAAACGATTGaagataaattagaaaaacgcACTAAAGAACTGTATATTCCACTaactg GAAAAACAATGGTTGTATTTTTGGATGATATGCATATGCCTATAAAAGAACCTTGTGGAGTACAGCCTTCCTTGGAATTAATTAGACATTTGATCGATTATGGATTTTGGtatgatacaaaaaaacaatgtccaaagtatgttaaaaatatgctaCTCATTTGTGCTATGActcaatttgataaaataaagcaCTTTATTAGCAATCGGATGTTAAATCGTTTTAGTGTGGTCAATATACCATCACCCAAAGAAaacgatatatataaaatatacaattcaatACTCAATCAACATTTAAACGATTTTGATGAAACTGTGTCAGAAATAG GTAATGGATTGACTTCGATGACCATAAgcctttataaacatttagtgaTTAGCATGACTCCAACTCcatcaaaaatacattatttatttaacttgaaaGATGTTTCAAAA gtATTTCAAGGTTTACTACTTAGTAATGTCAagtatcaaaattttaaagtgcCTATGTTGCGGCTTTGGTGTCATGAAGTATTTCGTGTTTTCTATGACCGTTTAGTTGATACAAG CGATCAAAAATGGttcttaaatcaaataaatcacCTTCTTGAAAATACTTACCATTTAACATATCAAGATTTGTTtgcatcaaaaaaaaatccaatattttttagttttctaaATGAAGAAATGCTGTACGAGGAAATCGTAGATGAAGAGAACTTGAAACAGTTTATCAAATGTAgcataaaagaatataattctAACTCAGAATTTATGCCAGTAGACATTTTGTTGTTCAGGGATTATATAGAACATATTTGTCGTATTGTTAGAGTTATATCACAACCCATGGGTCACATACTTCTCATAGGCATtg GTGGATCAGGCAGATCAACTCTAGCAAAAATAGCCTCGTGTTTGTGCAAATACAGTATTTTTACGATTGAATTATCCAAATCATACGGAACATCGGAATTTAAAGaagacttaaaattaatttattccgaAACGGGCATAAAAAATCAACCAACATCATTTGTGTTTAATGACACACAAATAGTTGATGattcttttttgaaaattattaacagtatTTTAAGTACTGGAGAAGTAACACGGTTATTCAATGAAAATGAATTAGAAGAA atcaaaaatgcattatcagataatattaaaaatgcagaCGAAATAGAATCAGCCGGAGctgtttattcaatttttatagatcgagttaaaaaaaacctacactttattttatcttttagtcCTATAGAAAAATCATTTAG AATACGATTGAAGCAATATCCcgcattattaaattgtactaCAATTGATTGGTTTTTGGATTGGCCAAAAGAAGCTTTATTGGAAGTGGCATCAACTTCTCTCGATGGTCTTGATATTTTAGCAACAATTACTGGAGAACAAaga GTACATgaagataaaaatgaaataatagctCGG gataaattaaaaagttcgtTGGCCTCAATTTTTTCTTCTATCCACAATTCTGTAATAGAATATTCCAACCATAATAAAGTTGAATTGAATTGTACAAATAATGTAACACCGGCTGTTTATTTAGAAATGATATTTAGATACAAAAA AATTCTTCACGAAAAAcgtattgaaaaacaaaatatgtcaattAAATTGAGAAATGGTTTAGAAACGATTAATGgcattaatcataaaataaatgatatgacAATGGAATTAGGAAAAGTCACAGAGCTTATTACGAAGCACACTAAAATATGTGAAgaaatgtttacaattatttct
- the LOC113561009 gene encoding 33 kDa inner dynein arm light chain, axonemal has translation MGEKIVPLEMNLVRYSNPVAVTEREEKSKNKKLDEKDGLISNEKIKECDEILNCILPPREWEENGKQWRQKVSNQPATRMDVIKLTEMLDMSLQHLQARETGICPIRRALYSQCFDEIIRQVTINCAERGLLLLKVRDELKMTMDAYRSLYESSIAFGIRKSLSAEHNKLDMQDRLTELEIEKQKIKDDLATAIAKYEMAQRQGTEQRIAEQQRHNEEINFLKRSNQQLKAQLEGIIAPKK, from the exons ATGGGAGAAAAAATAGTACCTCTGGAGATGAATTTGGTACGCTACAGTAATCCAGTAGCAGTCACAGAACGCgaagaaaaatcgaaaaacaag aAACTTGATGAAAAAGATGGTCTAatatcaaatgaaaaaattaaagaatgcgatgaaattctaaattgtattttgccACCAAGAGAATGGGAAGAAAATGGAAAACAGTGGAGACAAAAGGTTTCAAATCAACCAGCTACTAGAATGGATGTAATTAAGTTGACAGAAATGTTAGATATGAGTTTGCAGCATTTACAGGCACGAGAAACTGGTATATGTCCAATTCGGAGAGCTCTTTATTCTCAGTGTTTTGATGAAATAATTCGACag gttACTATTAACTGTGCAGAACGAGGACTTTTGTTACTAAAAGTCCGTGATGAACTTAAAATGACAATGGATGCTTACCGGTCATTATATGAAAGTAGTATTGCTTTTGGTATAAGGAAGTCATTGTCTGCAGAACATAATAAGCTTGACATGCAAGATCGATTAACTGAATTGGAAattgaaaaacagaaaatcaAGGATGACTTAGCAACAGCAATTGCAAAATATGAAATGGCTCAAAGACAAGGAACTGAACAACGTATTGCTGAACAACAAAGACACAAcgaagaaattaattttttgaaaagatCTAATCAACAGTTAAAAGCTCAACTTGAAGGAATTATAGCaccaaagaaataa